One window from the genome of Pseudomonadota bacterium encodes:
- a CDS encoding DUF2905 domain-containing protein, with product MGRWIITAGLILVVIGIILHFAPWLLNWFGKLPGDIRIETERSKIFIPIKSMAVLSIILTVLINFLNDRLTECL from the coding sequence ATGGGACGTTGGATAATAACAGCAGGATTAATATTAGTCGTAATAGGGATAATACTGCACTTCGCTCCCTGGCTTTTGAATTGGTTCGGTAAATTGCCAGGCGATATACGTATTGAGACTGAGCGGAGCAAAATATTTATTCCTATTAAATCCATGGCGGTGCTTAGCATTATTCTAACAGTGCTAATAAATTTTTTAAACGATAGGCTGACCGAATGCTTATAA
- a CDS encoding VOC family protein has translation MPEKLKTNYIDHISIAVKDLKEAEEDFRQAFGWQVDGRYSDYDEKINVAYYMMGQTALEIMEDMDGTGEVAKFIDKHGEGIMVLSINVDNTIESLELLKRNGAGLIDREPRFARELKRYFAFLHPKQCHGVLAEVIDGNY, from the coding sequence ATGCCGGAAAAGTTGAAAACAAATTATATTGACCATATCAGCATAGCTGTCAAAGACCTTAAGGAGGCTGAAGAAGATTTCAGGCAGGCTTTCGGATGGCAAGTCGATGGACGTTATTCTGATTATGACGAGAAAATCAACGTAGCGTATTACATGATGGGTCAAACAGCTCTTGAAATTATGGAAGACATGGATGGAACAGGCGAGGTTGCGAAGTTTATTGATAAACACGGTGAAGGTATTATGGTGCTCTCAATCAACGTAGATAACACCATTGAATCGCTCGAACTGCTCAAAAGAAACGGGGCAGGACTAATTGATCGGGAACCACGGTTTGCCAGGGAGTTGAAAAGGTACTTTGCATTCTTACATCCGAAACAATGTCATGGAGTGCTTGCGGAGGTGATCGATGGCAACTACTGA